In the Bordetella genomosp. 10 genome, one interval contains:
- a CDS encoding HNH endonuclease signature motif containing protein — MAKYAMLKPRAVVAQPRRAIAPSPSEQRMTGRKLQARRLRLWSACPYCANCGKLTEFPQGFELDHKVPLHQGGADTDDNCQILCAGADGCHAAKTADDLGHRQKR; from the coding sequence ATGGCCAAATACGCGATGCTGAAGCCGCGCGCCGTTGTGGCGCAGCCGCGGCGCGCCATCGCCCCGTCGCCGTCCGAGCAGCGCATGACCGGCCGGAAGCTGCAGGCCCGGCGCCTGCGCCTGTGGTCCGCGTGTCCCTATTGCGCCAACTGCGGCAAGCTCACCGAGTTCCCCCAGGGCTTCGAGCTGGACCACAAGGTGCCGCTGCACCAGGGCGGCGCCGACACGGACGACAACTGCCAGATCCTATGCGCCGGCGCCGATGGCTGTCACGCGGCGAAGACGGCCGACGACCTTGGACACAGGCAGAAGCGATGA
- the aqpZ gene encoding aquaporin Z, producing the protein MALAKKFIAEFIGTFWLVLGGCGSAVLAAHVAGSDGYPFGIGYAGVALAFGLTVLTGAYAFGSVSGAHFNPAVSFGLWAGGRFAGKDLIPYVIAQVLGGLLAGWVLYLIATGKSGFAIDPSAPGAFASNGYGSRSPGGFSLGAAFLTEAVLTGMFLVVIMGATHKTAVAGFAPIAIGLALTLIHLISIPVTNTSVNPARSTAVALFAGSGALDQLWLFWVAPIIGGVIGGVIYRALNSND; encoded by the coding sequence ATGGCCTTGGCCAAGAAGTTCATCGCGGAGTTTATCGGTACGTTCTGGCTCGTGCTAGGCGGATGCGGCAGTGCGGTGTTAGCAGCCCATGTGGCCGGGAGTGATGGGTATCCATTCGGAATCGGATATGCGGGAGTAGCCCTAGCCTTTGGCTTGACGGTCCTGACGGGCGCCTATGCTTTCGGCAGCGTCTCGGGTGCGCATTTCAATCCAGCCGTCAGTTTCGGACTATGGGCCGGCGGGCGCTTTGCCGGGAAAGACCTGATTCCCTACGTGATTGCCCAGGTATTGGGAGGCCTTCTCGCTGGATGGGTGCTATACCTGATCGCTACCGGCAAGTCGGGTTTTGCAATTGATCCTTCGGCTCCCGGCGCCTTCGCCTCCAATGGATATGGCAGCCGGTCGCCCGGTGGCTTTTCGCTTGGCGCTGCATTCCTGACGGAAGCTGTACTTACCGGCATGTTCCTGGTCGTAATCATGGGCGCAACGCACAAGACCGCCGTGGCTGGATTCGCGCCGATCGCAATAGGACTGGCGCTGACGCTGATTCACTTGATAAGCATTCCCGTAACCAATACTTCGGTAAATCCGGCTCGTTCGACGGCTGTCGCCCTGTTCGCCGGGTCCGGAGCCTTGGATCAACTGTGGCTGTTCTGGGTGGCCCCGATCATCGGGGGTGTCATCGGTGGTGTGATTTACCGCGCCCTCAATAGCAACGACTAG
- a CDS encoding DUF7696 family protein, with product MQRVPACPNSADNTSIHRFPLRRGWGVLCPEPAEPTRQQMRQRKEVVNRTDTSTEEHRRECEARWVLAQPFGARKPYLELVQRQRGEVGRRDLEAEILKQHKAIKAAAAGKTKARSV from the coding sequence ATGCAACGTGTCCCAGCCTGTCCGAACTCGGCAGACAACACGAGCATCCACCGGTTCCCGCTTCGGCGGGGCTGGGGGGTGCTTTGCCCGGAGCCCGCCGAACCGACCCGGCAGCAAATGCGACAACGTAAGGAAGTAGTGAATAGAACTGACACATCTACAGAAGAACACAGACGGGAATGCGAGGCCCGTTGGGTTCTGGCCCAGCCGTTCGGCGCTCGAAAGCCGTATCTCGAACTGGTGCAGCGCCAGCGCGGCGAAGTGGGCAGGCGGGATCTGGAGGCAGAAATCTTGAAGCAGCACAAGGCGATCAAGGCCGCGGCGGCCGGCAAAACCAAGGCAAGGAGTGTATGA
- a CDS encoding PriCT-2 domain-containing protein: MTDTQEIRSALSYIPPIDRDEWVRMAMAVKSELGEAGFDIWNDWSQRDERSYRANDARAVWKSVKAYGGTTIRTLFAAAIRNGWEPSQRTIVERPALPRRKTQEDIEEARRDREQRAAAARTAQDIISKCQVGRHPYLVAKGLPQEERLLDYDGRLVIPMRSVLDYRQITSLQWIASDGTKKFLPKGTTKGSAFMIGSGSETWFVEGFATGLSVHAALKLLYRTVRVCVCFSAGNLAHVAGLLRGPRYVVADNDESDTGRKCAVSTGLPWVMPPTVGDDANDMHMRSGLPALAHLLRGMVM; encoded by the coding sequence ATGACCGATACGCAAGAGATTCGATCGGCCCTGAGCTACATCCCGCCCATAGATCGGGATGAATGGGTGCGCATGGCGATGGCGGTTAAGTCAGAGCTTGGTGAAGCCGGCTTTGACATCTGGAACGACTGGAGCCAGCGCGACGAACGCAGCTACCGGGCGAACGACGCCCGTGCGGTATGGAAGTCGGTCAAAGCGTATGGCGGAACGACGATAAGAACGCTGTTTGCAGCGGCGATTCGCAATGGCTGGGAGCCGTCGCAAAGGACGATAGTCGAGCGCCCTGCATTGCCTCGGCGCAAAACACAAGAGGACATCGAGGAGGCGCGCCGGGATCGTGAGCAACGTGCTGCCGCAGCACGGACCGCCCAGGACATCATCAGCAAGTGCCAGGTCGGCAGACATCCCTATCTCGTTGCCAAGGGGTTACCGCAGGAAGAACGCCTGCTGGATTACGACGGGCGTTTAGTCATTCCGATGCGCAGCGTCCTGGACTACCGGCAGATCACCAGTCTGCAATGGATCGCATCTGACGGGACGAAGAAGTTCTTGCCGAAGGGAACGACAAAGGGTTCGGCGTTCATGATCGGATCAGGATCGGAAACGTGGTTCGTGGAGGGCTTCGCCACGGGCTTGAGTGTGCATGCCGCGCTCAAGCTTCTATATCGAACCGTGCGCGTTTGCGTGTGCTTCTCCGCTGGGAATCTGGCACATGTAGCCGGCCTGCTGCGGGGGCCGAGGTATGTGGTCGCCGACAACGACGAAAGCGACACGGGCCGGAAGTGCGCCGTGTCTACGGGCTTGCCGTGGGTCATGCCGCCCACGGTCGGCGATGACGCGAACGACATGCACATGAGGAGCGGCTTGCCGGCACTGGCCCACCTTCTACGGGGGATGGTCATGTAG
- a CDS encoding DEAD/DEAH box helicase, whose translation MVKPLVLRDYQLPSVDALREGFASGHRKQLLMAPTGFGKSVLAASLLKLAAAKGTPSTFIVDRVSLVSQISKTLSSYGISHGIIRSGVPRNNDELVQVCSAQTLEAQGYFPDTKLLIVDECHDTRALITQFIKSNEKVKVIGLTATPFAKGLGAIYGNLVNVCTTNQLLELKELAPIVPYAAKQIDMTDQMAGTGEWNEKVVAGRALKIVGDVVSEWRHKTLQHFGGPVKTLVFAASIAHGQELCRQFQALGFNFQQISSKDKDEDRREALIAEFRKPDSSIVGLVACEVFTKGFDVPDIRCGISARPYRKSLSKHIQQLGRVMRKSPGKDYALWLDHSGNYVRFLADMTDLFERGLTSLDDGIKKDSQVRREPTEAEHKAWTCSCGYIFQQRMSQCPICGKEQVKHNTVIALPGVLEAVKPQKAAKSSDKDAQLADAAAIWRQLCGLAREKKGDDHDAARRFAQRNHMDLYGRFSRVPYSEGIAEPPSEWLRDHIRKRAAYHAIRKAHGETKRAA comes from the coding sequence GTGGTTAAGCCTCTGGTTCTCCGAGACTACCAATTGCCCTCTGTCGATGCACTGCGGGAAGGCTTTGCGTCTGGGCATCGCAAACAGCTTCTCATGGCGCCCACAGGGTTCGGGAAAAGCGTCCTCGCGGCGAGCCTTTTGAAGCTTGCCGCGGCCAAGGGAACGCCCAGTACATTCATCGTCGACCGCGTGTCTCTGGTGAGCCAGATCAGTAAAACGTTGAGTTCTTACGGGATCAGTCACGGGATCATCCGGTCCGGCGTCCCGCGCAACAATGACGAGCTTGTTCAAGTCTGCTCGGCGCAGACCCTTGAGGCGCAAGGCTACTTCCCTGACACGAAGCTATTGATCGTGGACGAATGCCACGATACGCGTGCCTTGATCACGCAGTTCATCAAGAGCAACGAAAAAGTTAAGGTCATTGGCCTGACGGCCACACCCTTCGCAAAGGGGCTAGGAGCGATCTATGGCAACCTGGTGAACGTCTGCACCACGAACCAGCTACTTGAGTTGAAAGAGTTGGCGCCCATCGTTCCCTACGCCGCCAAGCAGATCGACATGACCGATCAGATGGCTGGCACCGGCGAATGGAACGAGAAGGTTGTCGCGGGTCGCGCCCTGAAGATCGTGGGGGACGTGGTGTCTGAATGGCGGCATAAGACGTTGCAGCATTTTGGCGGCCCAGTCAAAACGCTGGTCTTCGCAGCATCCATTGCACACGGCCAGGAGCTTTGCCGGCAGTTTCAGGCCTTGGGCTTCAATTTCCAGCAGATAAGCTCAAAGGATAAGGACGAAGACCGACGCGAGGCGCTGATTGCCGAGTTCCGCAAGCCGGACAGCAGCATCGTTGGTCTGGTCGCATGCGAGGTCTTTACGAAAGGCTTTGACGTGCCGGACATCCGCTGCGGCATATCGGCTCGACCGTACCGAAAAAGCCTGTCCAAGCACATACAGCAATTGGGCAGGGTGATGCGCAAGTCGCCGGGCAAAGACTACGCGCTGTGGCTTGACCATAGCGGGAACTATGTTCGCTTTCTGGCGGACATGACCGACTTGTTCGAACGCGGGCTGACGTCGCTGGACGACGGCATAAAGAAAGACTCGCAGGTCCGTCGAGAGCCGACCGAAGCCGAGCATAAGGCGTGGACGTGCTCTTGTGGGTACATCTTTCAGCAGCGCATGAGCCAGTGTCCCATCTGCGGAAAGGAGCAGGTCAAGCACAACACGGTCATCGCGCTACCCGGCGTGCTGGAGGCGGTCAAGCCGCAGAAGGCCGCCAAGTCGAGCGACAAGGATGCCCAACTGGCTGATGCCGCCGCGATATGGCGCCAACTATGCGGCCTGGCCCGTGAGAAGAAGGGCGACGATCACGATGCAGCCCGGCGCTTTGCGCAGCGAAATCACATGGATCTTTACGGTAGGTTCTCCCGCGTCCCTTACTCGGAAGGTATTGCAGAGCCGCCCAGCGAGTGGCTAAGGGATCACATCAGGAAGCGCGCGGCCTATCACGCCATCCGCAAAGCCCATGGCGAAACCAAGAGGGCCGCATGA
- a CDS encoding helix-turn-helix domain-containing protein, translating to MSQKIHDSKLIDALGGTVEVAELCELTTGAVSQWRINGIPKGWKRFFRSHRPDVYQAWEGSMLPSQTMGPPAAGRNHA from the coding sequence ATGAGTCAAAAAATCCATGATTCCAAACTTATCGACGCTCTCGGCGGAACGGTCGAAGTCGCTGAACTCTGCGAACTGACGACGGGGGCCGTTTCGCAATGGCGAATCAATGGAATTCCCAAGGGATGGAAGAGATTCTTCCGATCCCATCGGCCGGATGTCTATCAAGCGTGGGAGGGCTCCATGTTGCCGTCCCAGACGATGGGGCCGCCCGCAGCGGGGCGCAATCATGCCTGA
- a CDS encoding S24 family peptidase: protein MTFQERIQLAFSEEAARRAAAGEPRLTKTEIWKAAGASSGAATHWFNGSNGADLATCMKIAAKLRVDPYWLYDGSAPKKSHGRKDAASAQTTMREWPFQTIAEDEIRALPPAQLNSLEGAIALAIAQLKLGIKVAPSSAPRPAPSHGGLVDIDAMDDPFPMRIPGTPAPWDGGKTTLQAEREQAQFSAGRILVNVTAGEPPAANDKFEKVPELADVRLAAGHGIENDNELANGMIQFRRSFLRSVGADGGRGRVVYAKGDSMEPVIKDGAALLVVPDEGLTMRDLVVGGIYAINYDGKMIVKALAKDRLTGHWVARSLNSAKYADIPLEGDVSVRILGRVVWAGVRL from the coding sequence ATGACCTTCCAGGAAAGAATCCAACTCGCGTTTAGCGAAGAGGCGGCCCGCCGTGCGGCCGCTGGTGAGCCACGCCTTACGAAAACCGAGATTTGGAAGGCTGCAGGCGCATCGTCCGGGGCGGCCACCCACTGGTTTAATGGATCGAATGGAGCCGACCTAGCGACCTGCATGAAGATCGCAGCGAAGCTACGAGTAGATCCATACTGGCTCTACGATGGCTCGGCACCTAAGAAATCACACGGAAGGAAGGACGCGGCCAGTGCGCAGACAACTATGCGGGAGTGGCCTTTTCAGACCATCGCAGAGGATGAAATCCGTGCCCTCCCCCCTGCGCAACTCAACTCGTTGGAGGGCGCCATAGCCCTCGCCATCGCCCAACTGAAGCTCGGCATCAAGGTGGCGCCCTCTTCGGCACCACGGCCCGCGCCTTCCCACGGCGGCCTTGTCGACATCGACGCCATGGACGACCCGTTCCCTATGCGTATCCCAGGTACACCTGCGCCGTGGGATGGTGGCAAGACAACGCTACAGGCAGAGCGCGAGCAGGCTCAGTTCTCCGCTGGCCGGATCTTGGTGAACGTGACGGCGGGCGAGCCGCCGGCGGCCAACGACAAATTCGAGAAGGTGCCGGAGCTGGCCGACGTGCGCCTGGCAGCCGGCCATGGCATCGAGAACGACAACGAGCTGGCGAACGGAATGATCCAGTTCCGCCGGTCGTTCCTGCGCTCGGTCGGCGCAGACGGCGGCCGCGGGCGCGTGGTGTATGCAAAAGGCGACAGTATGGAGCCGGTCATCAAGGACGGCGCCGCGCTGCTCGTCGTGCCCGACGAAGGCCTGACCATGCGCGACCTGGTGGTAGGCGGCATCTATGCGATCAACTACGACGGGAAGATGATCGTGAAGGCGCTGGCTAAGGATCGCTTAACCGGCCACTGGGTGGCGCGGTCGCTCAACTCGGCGAAGTACGCGGACATCCCGCTGGAAGGAGATGTCTCCGTCCGCATCCTAGGCCGTGTGGTGTGGGCGGGGGTGAGGTTGTGA
- a CDS encoding DUF6731 family protein: MASQKFKQFKVDFYVVTLDQDRTTSVLKDMLSAADGITDALTLNAGEDEHFQIRSIVSINKGMAYKAVFGRCRFGETPEQGAVDGREADVELKPGHGLVEKNYFLFFPETNLVVYQRNSSGSHYSKFQRYLGRASGHDGVTFEPILTSDSYERLLTPGVQAKRVDISFQQPKDPSLYRQAWTKDAIRLVNSAGGVTARITIGVGRTHGKLLSQAKDAAVMLARAGLAKVARVKVEEQNEPIDLIADRVVETAQALIGDNGRPIPEMVYAALDRAKTKRKKDLDTFFGT; encoded by the coding sequence GTGGCGTCTCAGAAATTCAAGCAATTCAAAGTCGATTTCTACGTTGTGACTCTCGACCAAGATCGCACCACGAGTGTGTTGAAAGACATGCTTTCCGCAGCAGATGGGATCACGGATGCTCTGACGCTCAATGCCGGGGAAGATGAGCATTTTCAGATTAGGTCCATCGTGTCGATCAACAAGGGGATGGCATATAAAGCAGTGTTCGGTCGGTGCCGCTTCGGGGAGACCCCAGAACAAGGGGCAGTCGATGGAAGAGAAGCGGACGTTGAGTTGAAGCCGGGACACGGTCTGGTGGAGAAGAACTACTTCTTGTTTTTTCCGGAGACGAATCTCGTCGTGTATCAACGAAACTCGTCCGGCAGTCACTATTCGAAATTTCAGCGATACCTCGGTCGGGCTTCCGGCCACGACGGCGTCACGTTTGAGCCGATCCTGACATCCGACTCTTACGAGCGGCTGCTTACGCCAGGCGTCCAGGCTAAACGTGTAGATATATCGTTCCAGCAGCCGAAAGATCCATCCTTATATCGACAGGCGTGGACAAAAGATGCAATCCGACTAGTGAACTCGGCTGGTGGGGTCACCGCAAGAATAACTATTGGGGTCGGAAGGACCCACGGTAAACTACTTTCTCAGGCCAAAGATGCGGCCGTCATGCTTGCCCGAGCAGGGCTAGCGAAAGTAGCAAGGGTGAAGGTTGAGGAGCAGAACGAGCCTATCGACCTTATCGCAGACCGAGTAGTAGAAACTGCGCAGGCTCTCATTGGCGATAACGGCCGACCAATTCCGGAGATGGTTTATGCAGCTCTTGATCGAGCGAAGACCAAGCGGAAGAAGGATCTCGATACTTTCTTCGGCACGTAA
- a CDS encoding BRO-N domain-containing protein yields the protein MSHLIPFQFEGQDIQVMTDAHGEPWFVAKQVASVLGYSDAEAMTRRLDDDEKQNLQIVGFGPRGVTLISESGLYAAIIGSSKPEAKPFKRWITHDVLPSIRKTGAYFSPSMSRPEPAPKLVGELAIMECFTKLLRPAPSSQVAMLQHIGKRHSLDTSFLPAYVGDAAVDGPAGSSMPTASLTALLKEHGITTNVPAYNALLRDAGMLEERTRASKSGPGGKKHFWSITEQGLAYGKNITSPASQRETQPHWYVDRFAELHRIVTGRLIGKRGEE from the coding sequence ATGAGCCACCTCATTCCGTTCCAATTCGAAGGCCAAGACATCCAGGTCATGACGGACGCGCATGGTGAACCCTGGTTCGTGGCCAAGCAGGTTGCCAGCGTTCTCGGCTATTCCGACGCGGAGGCGATGACTCGCAGGCTGGACGATGACGAGAAGCAAAACCTACAGATCGTCGGTTTTGGACCTCGCGGCGTTACGCTCATTAGCGAGTCCGGCCTGTATGCGGCGATCATCGGCAGCAGTAAGCCCGAAGCGAAGCCGTTCAAGCGTTGGATCACGCACGACGTGTTGCCCAGCATCCGCAAGACCGGAGCGTATTTCTCGCCCTCGATGTCCAGACCGGAGCCGGCGCCGAAGCTGGTCGGCGAGTTGGCCATCATGGAGTGCTTTACCAAACTACTCCGGCCAGCGCCGTCATCTCAAGTCGCCATGCTGCAACACATCGGCAAGCGGCATTCTCTCGACACGTCGTTCCTGCCCGCCTACGTGGGCGACGCCGCGGTGGACGGACCGGCGGGCAGCAGCATGCCCACCGCGTCGCTGACCGCCTTGCTCAAGGAACACGGCATCACGACGAACGTTCCCGCCTATAACGCTCTGCTGCGCGACGCCGGCATGCTGGAAGAACGGACACGCGCGAGCAAGTCCGGTCCTGGCGGGAAGAAACACTTCTGGTCGATCACCGAACAGGGTCTTGCCTATGGCAAGAACATCACCAGCCCCGCTTCGCAGCGCGAGACGCAGCCTCATTGGTACGTCGACCGCTTCGCGGAGCTGCATCGCATCGTCACCGGTCGGCTGATCGGAAAGCGGGGTGAGGAATGA
- a CDS encoding tyrosine-type recombinase/integrase, translating into MGNKQQFKGVYPREASIRIAFQWDGQRYRERLNLAPTVPNMRAAQRMRAEIIAAIDIGKFTWEDFARYFPDSSSVPKEGGTVALPTFNEVANIWEKLTAANVAATTLKEYQNALNRYWRPMFGERAIRSIEYEEFALYVASLPVKNAKTFNNIMVPARGVFAYAFKTKKIPHNITIEIESRKGQRLPPDPLDLEEVELVLAHILQKYGPQWHNYFEVAFFAGPRPSEEIALLWPKIDFRREQMRIDAARVRTLDKDTKTHVSRDVDLQTRALDALQRQKEHTFLAGGHVFLNPETGQPFVDTSAPMDLVWRPTLKALGIRHRDARQTRHTYATLCLVAQMNPAYVSRQMGHRNAKMFFEVYAKWIDGAANEREKSKMDAMLAARMPGTQRVA; encoded by the coding sequence ATGGGTAACAAACAGCAATTCAAAGGGGTCTACCCGCGGGAGGCGTCGATCAGGATCGCATTCCAGTGGGATGGGCAGCGATACCGGGAACGTCTGAATCTCGCGCCCACCGTGCCAAACATGCGCGCTGCACAACGCATGCGCGCGGAGATAATCGCTGCGATCGATATCGGGAAATTCACCTGGGAGGATTTCGCACGATATTTTCCCGATTCGTCCAGCGTGCCCAAAGAGGGCGGCACCGTCGCGCTGCCCACGTTCAATGAAGTCGCCAACATATGGGAGAAGCTGACAGCGGCCAACGTCGCCGCGACGACGTTGAAGGAATATCAAAACGCCCTAAATCGGTACTGGCGCCCGATGTTCGGCGAGCGCGCAATCCGCAGCATCGAATACGAGGAGTTCGCGTTGTATGTGGCAAGTTTGCCCGTCAAGAACGCCAAGACCTTCAATAACATCATGGTGCCGGCGCGCGGCGTGTTTGCCTACGCCTTCAAGACCAAGAAAATCCCGCACAACATCACGATCGAGATTGAGAGTCGGAAGGGGCAGCGGCTGCCGCCGGATCCACTGGACCTGGAGGAGGTCGAGTTGGTCCTGGCCCACATTCTGCAAAAGTACGGGCCCCAGTGGCACAACTATTTCGAGGTGGCATTCTTCGCCGGCCCGCGGCCGTCCGAGGAAATCGCCCTGCTCTGGCCGAAAATCGACTTTCGCCGGGAGCAGATGCGGATTGACGCGGCGCGCGTGCGGACGCTGGACAAGGACACGAAAACGCATGTCTCCCGCGACGTCGATCTTCAAACGCGCGCGCTCGACGCGCTCCAGCGCCAGAAGGAGCACACCTTCCTAGCCGGCGGCCATGTATTCCTGAATCCTGAAACGGGTCAGCCGTTTGTCGACACATCAGCGCCCATGGATCTGGTATGGCGCCCGACCCTAAAGGCCCTGGGAATCCGTCACCGCGATGCCCGGCAGACTCGCCACACTTACGCGACACTCTGCCTGGTGGCGCAGATGAACCCGGCCTATGTCTCGCGGCAGATGGGGCACCGCAACGCGAAGATGTTCTTCGAGGTCTACGCCAAGTGGATCGACGGCGCCGCGAACGAGCGGGAGAAGTCGAAAATGGATGCGATGCTGGCTGCGCGGATGCCGGGAACCCAGCGGGTGGCGTAG
- a CDS encoding c-type cytochrome → MSKEQEHAEEHASLIKTPQQLVVTVVLSFVIPIIIILMLVNVVVSKGRSGAGSNALTPDAIDKRIAPVAGFDFVDITAPKVFKTGEQVFGAVCTSCHTAGVAGAPKVGDSAAWGPRIKEGYEAMLNIALHGKGAMPAKGGNPSLSDYEVARAVVYMANKSGGNLPEPQAPAPEGGQGAAPAASQPAQAQAQPQQAPAQTPPAAPATAAAAAAAPAQQAAPAAAQPPAQAAAQPVNPAGEKLYKSTCFACHGTGVAGAPKFGDKSAWDKYIQTGEDTMVKTAISGKGAMPPKGGAANASEDDIRAAVRYMVNAAK, encoded by the coding sequence ATGAGCAAAGAGCAAGAACATGCAGAAGAACATGCCTCACTCATCAAGACCCCCCAGCAGTTGGTCGTCACAGTCGTCTTATCCTTTGTCATCCCGATCATCATCATCCTGATGCTGGTCAACGTCGTGGTCTCGAAAGGCCGCAGCGGCGCCGGCTCCAATGCGCTGACCCCCGACGCCATCGATAAGCGCATTGCCCCGGTGGCGGGTTTCGATTTCGTCGACATCACCGCGCCCAAGGTCTTCAAGACCGGCGAGCAGGTCTTCGGCGCGGTCTGTACCTCCTGTCATACCGCCGGCGTCGCCGGCGCGCCCAAGGTGGGCGACAGCGCGGCCTGGGGTCCCCGCATCAAGGAAGGCTACGAGGCGATGCTGAACATCGCCCTCCACGGCAAGGGCGCCATGCCCGCCAAGGGCGGCAATCCCTCGCTGAGCGACTACGAAGTGGCGCGCGCGGTGGTCTACATGGCCAACAAGTCGGGCGGCAACCTGCCCGAACCGCAGGCGCCCGCTCCCGAAGGCGGCCAGGGCGCGGCGCCAGCCGCATCGCAGCCGGCCCAGGCGCAGGCTCAACCGCAGCAAGCCCCCGCCCAGACCCCGCCGGCAGCGCCCGCCACTGCCGCCGCCGCGGCAGCCGCGCCCGCGCAGCAGGCTGCCCCGGCCGCGGCGCAACCGCCCGCGCAGGCCGCCGCGCAGCCTGTCAATCCGGCCGGCGAGAAGCTGTACAAGAGCACCTGCTTCGCCTGCCATGGCACCGGCGTGGCGGGCGCGCCCAAGTTCGGCGACAAGAGCGCCTGGGATAAATACATCCAGACCGGCGAAGACACCATGGTCAAGACGGCCATCAGCGGCAAGGGCGCCATGCCGCCCAAGGGTGGCGCCGCCAACGCGTCGGAGGACGATATCCGCGCCGCGGTGCGGTATATGGTCAACGCCGCGAAGTAA
- a CDS encoding SecDF P1 head subdomain-containing protein codes for MQTTLRKLAPALLIATLALAGCQTTGQKTGQGTQPSTSGASTPPGTPSTTPGAPPSGQATVPAVGFLLAQNDPGPGLTEVKLSDGSIYVQRQPVLTRADLTEAAPLASRQGENYVGLRFSESGARTLNTVTSQNVGKLLVLVADGNILAALRISEPLTRGVLAFSVNSAQTAQDIVAKVRGDQPAVGGAAPGALPASTAPRQ; via the coding sequence ATGCAGACCACCCTTCGCAAGCTGGCTCCCGCATTGCTTATCGCCACACTGGCCCTGGCAGGCTGCCAGACCACGGGCCAGAAAACCGGGCAGGGAACCCAGCCGTCGACGTCCGGTGCCTCCACGCCCCCCGGCACGCCGTCGACCACGCCCGGCGCGCCGCCGTCGGGCCAGGCGACGGTGCCGGCTGTCGGCTTCCTGCTTGCGCAGAACGACCCCGGCCCCGGCCTGACCGAAGTCAAGCTCAGCGATGGCTCCATCTATGTGCAGCGCCAGCCCGTGCTGACCCGCGCGGACCTGACCGAGGCCGCGCCCCTGGCCAGCCGCCAGGGTGAGAACTACGTGGGCCTGCGGTTCTCGGAAAGCGGCGCCCGCACGTTGAATACGGTGACCAGCCAGAACGTCGGCAAGCTGCTGGTGCTGGTCGCGGACGGCAATATCCTGGCCGCCCTGCGCATCAGCGAGCCCCTGACCCGCGGCGTGCTGGCCTTCAGCGTGAACAGCGCGCAGACCGCGCAGGACATCGTCGCGAAGGTGCGCGGCGACCAGCCGGCCGTGGGCGGCGCCGCGCCGGGCGCGCTGCCCGCATCGACGGCGCCGCGCCAGTAA